The following coding sequences are from one Ovis canadensis isolate MfBH-ARS-UI-01 breed Bighorn chromosome 7, ARS-UI_OviCan_v2, whole genome shotgun sequence window:
- the GSTZ1 gene encoding maleylacetoacetate isomerase isoform X1, with protein sequence MAESSKPILYSYFRSSCSWRVRIALALKNIDYETVAVNLTKDGGQQFSEEFQALNPMKQVPALKIDGITISQSLAIIEYLEETRPTPRLLPQDPKKRAQVRMVSDLIASGIQPLQNLSVLKQVGQENQLTWAQQAITSGFNALEQTLQSTAGRFCVGDEVSMADLCLAPQVANADRFKVDLTPYPNISRINKSLLALEAFHVSHPCRQPDTPPELRA encoded by the exons ATGGCTGAATCGAGCAAG CCCATCCTGTATTCCTATTTCCGAAGCTCCTGCTCATGGAGAGTTCGAATCG CTCTGGCCTTGAAAAACATCGACTATGAGACAGTAGCCGTCAACCTCACAAAGGATGGGGGCCAGCAG TTCTCTGAAGAATTTCAGGCCCTGAATCCCATGAAGCAGGTGCCAGCCCTGAAGATTGATGGAATCACCATCAGCCAGTCC CTGGCCATCATCGAGTATCTGGAGGAGACCAGGCCCACGCCGCGACTCCTGCCTCAGGACCCGAAGAAGAGGGCCCAGGTGCGCATGGTGTCTGACCTCATCGCCAGCGGCATCCAGCCCCTGCAG AACCTGTCTGTCCTGAAGCAGGTGGGACAGGAGAACCAGCTGACCTGGGCCCAGCAGGCCATCACTTCTGGCTTTAATG CTCTGGAGCAGACCCTGCAGAGCACGGCGGGGAGGTTCTGTGTGGGGGACGAG GTGTCCATGGCTGACCTGTGCTTAGCGCCTCAGGTGGCAAATGCTGACAG GTTCAAGGTGGACCTTACTCCCTACCCTAACATCAGCCGCATCAACAAGTCGctgctggccttggaggccttCCACGTGTCTCACCCCTGTCGGCAGCCGGATACACCCCCCGAGCTGAGGGCCTAG
- the GSTZ1 gene encoding maleylacetoacetate isomerase isoform X4, with amino-acid sequence MAESSKPILYSYFRSSCSWRVRIALALKNIDYETVAVNLTKDGGQQFSEEFQALNPMKQVPALKIDGITISQSLAIIEYLEETRPTPRLLPQDPKKRAQVRMVSDLIASGIQPLQNLSVLKQVGQENQLTWAQQAITSGFNALEQTLQSTAGRFCVGDEVSMADLCLAPQVANADRCLQEPK; translated from the exons ATGGCTGAATCGAGCAAG CCCATCCTGTATTCCTATTTCCGAAGCTCCTGCTCATGGAGAGTTCGAATCG CTCTGGCCTTGAAAAACATCGACTATGAGACAGTAGCCGTCAACCTCACAAAGGATGGGGGCCAGCAG TTCTCTGAAGAATTTCAGGCCCTGAATCCCATGAAGCAGGTGCCAGCCCTGAAGATTGATGGAATCACCATCAGCCAGTCC CTGGCCATCATCGAGTATCTGGAGGAGACCAGGCCCACGCCGCGACTCCTGCCTCAGGACCCGAAGAAGAGGGCCCAGGTGCGCATGGTGTCTGACCTCATCGCCAGCGGCATCCAGCCCCTGCAG AACCTGTCTGTCCTGAAGCAGGTGGGACAGGAGAACCAGCTGACCTGGGCCCAGCAGGCCATCACTTCTGGCTTTAATG CTCTGGAGCAGACCCTGCAGAGCACGGCGGGGAGGTTCTGTGTGGGGGACGAG GTGTCCATGGCTGACCTGTGCTTAGCGCCTCAGGTGGCAAATGCTGACAG
- the GSTZ1 gene encoding maleylacetoacetate isomerase isoform X2, with product MQVGKPILYSYFRSSCSWRVRIALALKNIDYETVAVNLTKDGGQQFSEEFQALNPMKQVPALKIDGITISQSLAIIEYLEETRPTPRLLPQDPKKRAQVRMVSDLIASGIQPLQNLSVLKQVGQENQLTWAQQAITSGFNALEQTLQSTAGRFCVGDEVSMADLCLAPQVANADRFKVDLTPYPNISRINKSLLALEAFHVSHPCRQPDTPPELRA from the exons CCCATCCTGTATTCCTATTTCCGAAGCTCCTGCTCATGGAGAGTTCGAATCG CTCTGGCCTTGAAAAACATCGACTATGAGACAGTAGCCGTCAACCTCACAAAGGATGGGGGCCAGCAG TTCTCTGAAGAATTTCAGGCCCTGAATCCCATGAAGCAGGTGCCAGCCCTGAAGATTGATGGAATCACCATCAGCCAGTCC CTGGCCATCATCGAGTATCTGGAGGAGACCAGGCCCACGCCGCGACTCCTGCCTCAGGACCCGAAGAAGAGGGCCCAGGTGCGCATGGTGTCTGACCTCATCGCCAGCGGCATCCAGCCCCTGCAG AACCTGTCTGTCCTGAAGCAGGTGGGACAGGAGAACCAGCTGACCTGGGCCCAGCAGGCCATCACTTCTGGCTTTAATG CTCTGGAGCAGACCCTGCAGAGCACGGCGGGGAGGTTCTGTGTGGGGGACGAG GTGTCCATGGCTGACCTGTGCTTAGCGCCTCAGGTGGCAAATGCTGACAG GTTCAAGGTGGACCTTACTCCCTACCCTAACATCAGCCGCATCAACAAGTCGctgctggccttggaggccttCCACGTGTCTCACCCCTGTCGGCAGCCGGATACACCCCCCGAGCTGAGGGCCTAG
- the GSTZ1 gene encoding maleylacetoacetate isomerase isoform X5, with product MQVGKPILYSYFRSSCSWRVRIALALKNIDYETVAVNLTKDGGQQFSEEFQALNPMKQVPALKIDGITISQSLAIIEYLEETRPTPRLLPQDPKKRAQVRMVSDLIASGIQPLQNLSVLKQVGQENQLTWAQQAITSGFNALEQTLQSTAGRFCVGDEVSMADLCLAPQVANADRCLQEPK from the exons CCCATCCTGTATTCCTATTTCCGAAGCTCCTGCTCATGGAGAGTTCGAATCG CTCTGGCCTTGAAAAACATCGACTATGAGACAGTAGCCGTCAACCTCACAAAGGATGGGGGCCAGCAG TTCTCTGAAGAATTTCAGGCCCTGAATCCCATGAAGCAGGTGCCAGCCCTGAAGATTGATGGAATCACCATCAGCCAGTCC CTGGCCATCATCGAGTATCTGGAGGAGACCAGGCCCACGCCGCGACTCCTGCCTCAGGACCCGAAGAAGAGGGCCCAGGTGCGCATGGTGTCTGACCTCATCGCCAGCGGCATCCAGCCCCTGCAG AACCTGTCTGTCCTGAAGCAGGTGGGACAGGAGAACCAGCTGACCTGGGCCCAGCAGGCCATCACTTCTGGCTTTAATG CTCTGGAGCAGACCCTGCAGAGCACGGCGGGGAGGTTCTGTGTGGGGGACGAG GTGTCCATGGCTGACCTGTGCTTAGCGCCTCAGGTGGCAAATGCTGACAG
- the GSTZ1 gene encoding maleylacetoacetate isomerase isoform X3, with protein MESSNRPLVLARFALALKNIDYETVAVNLTKDGGQQFSEEFQALNPMKQVPALKIDGITISQSLAIIEYLEETRPTPRLLPQDPKKRAQVRMVSDLIASGIQPLQNLSVLKQVGQENQLTWAQQAITSGFNALEQTLQSTAGRFCVGDEVSMADLCLAPQVANADRFKVDLTPYPNISRINKSLLALEAFHVSHPCRQPDTPPELRA; from the exons ATGGAGAGTTCGAATCG GCCCCTGGTACTTGCTAGATTCG CTCTGGCCTTGAAAAACATCGACTATGAGACAGTAGCCGTCAACCTCACAAAGGATGGGGGCCAGCAG TTCTCTGAAGAATTTCAGGCCCTGAATCCCATGAAGCAGGTGCCAGCCCTGAAGATTGATGGAATCACCATCAGCCAGTCC CTGGCCATCATCGAGTATCTGGAGGAGACCAGGCCCACGCCGCGACTCCTGCCTCAGGACCCGAAGAAGAGGGCCCAGGTGCGCATGGTGTCTGACCTCATCGCCAGCGGCATCCAGCCCCTGCAG AACCTGTCTGTCCTGAAGCAGGTGGGACAGGAGAACCAGCTGACCTGGGCCCAGCAGGCCATCACTTCTGGCTTTAATG CTCTGGAGCAGACCCTGCAGAGCACGGCGGGGAGGTTCTGTGTGGGGGACGAG GTGTCCATGGCTGACCTGTGCTTAGCGCCTCAGGTGGCAAATGCTGACAG GTTCAAGGTGGACCTTACTCCCTACCCTAACATCAGCCGCATCAACAAGTCGctgctggccttggaggccttCCACGTGTCTCACCCCTGTCGGCAGCCGGATACACCCCCCGAGCTGAGGGCCTAG